A stretch of the Phyllopteryx taeniolatus isolate TA_2022b chromosome 5, UOR_Ptae_1.2, whole genome shotgun sequence genome encodes the following:
- the hsbp1b gene encoding heat shock factor-binding protein 1b: MADTDPKSVQDFTNVVQTLLQQMQDKFQTMSDQIIGRIDEMSTRIDDLEKNIADLMTQAGVEENGATPEKPKEGQGSS, translated from the exons ATGGCTGATACAGATCCCAAGTCCGTGCAAGACTTCACAAATGTG GTCCAAACCTTGCTGCAACAAATGCAAGACAAGTTCCAGACCATGTCAGACCAGATCATCGGAAGGA TTGATGAGATGAGCACAAGGATTGATGACTTGGAGAAGAACATTGCAGACCTGATGACCCAGGCAGGCGTAGAAGAAAATGGGGCAACGCCTGAAAAGCCGAAAGAAGGTCAAGGCTCCTCATGA